In the genome of Sporohalobacter salinus, one region contains:
- a CDS encoding TIGR03905 family TSCPD domain-containing protein produces MKSFKPKGVCAEKIKFKVDDQNQIKKVEFIGGCTGNLAGISNLVKGQKINDVVDRLAGIKCRNKTSCPDQLSKALKKYI; encoded by the coding sequence ATGAAAAGTTTCAAACCAAAAGGAGTTTGTGCTGAAAAGATCAAGTTTAAAGTTGATGATCAAAATCAAATTAAAAAAGTGGAATTTATTGGAGGATGTACAGGTAATTTAGCAGGTATATCTAATTTAGTAAAAGGACAAAAGATAAATGACGTGGTAGATAGATTAGCTGGTATTAAATGTCGCAATAAGACTTCTTGTCCAGATCAATTAAGTAAAGCATTAAAAAAATATATTTAA
- a CDS encoding YkgJ family cysteine cluster protein, with product MKNYEGREVNFNKEVVTEIREKLDEFKKEIMRKRNKKIEIDNEDLFKLLQQLYTLGDDLLAEFDEFISCQKGCSQCCDKLVYITEPEGMMINKFISNNFTKNEINNIKYKINKRIKLRKDIKTSQNYAKIIESHKKEFSCIFYSQERLCKIYSVRPWNCRRHIVFSDRETCKLENEKHPITLNNTPFTGVKQLVDDIENEIYILNDNYKNENYYTLQEYMEKINI from the coding sequence ATGAAAAATTATGAAGGTAGAGAAGTTAACTTTAATAAAGAAGTAGTAACCGAAATTAGAGAGAAGTTAGATGAATTTAAAAAAGAGATAATGAGAAAGAGGAACAAGAAAATTGAAATAGATAATGAGGATTTATTTAAATTATTACAACAGTTATATACTTTAGGAGATGATTTATTGGCAGAATTTGATGAATTTATTTCTTGTCAAAAGGGTTGTAGTCAATGTTGTGATAAGTTGGTATATATTACCGAACCTGAAGGAATGATGATTAATAAATTTATATCAAATAATTTTACTAAAAATGAAATTAATAATATCAAATATAAAATAAATAAAAGAATTAAGCTTAGAAAAGATATTAAAACTTCACAAAATTATGCTAAAATCATCGAATCACACAAAAAAGAATTTTCCTGTATTTTCTATTCTCAAGAAAGATTATGTAAAATATATTCAGTTAGACCCTGGAACTGTAGACGGCATATTGTATTTTCTGATAGAGAAACATGTAAATTAGAGAATGAAAAACATCCTATTACTCTAAATAATACTCCATTTACGGGAGTAAAACAGTTGGTAGATGATATTGAAAACGAAATATATATATTGAATGATAATTATAAAAATGAAAATTATTATACTTTACAAGAATATATGGAAAAAATAAATATTTAA
- the sdaAB gene encoding L-serine ammonia-lyase, iron-sulfur-dependent subunit beta — protein sequence MSNLSAFDTLGPVMVGPSSSHTAGAVRIGNLAREIVGQDFKKIKIYLHGSFKETYQGHGTDKALIGGLLGLSTESSQIKKSFQLAKQQKIDFEFIPTDLGEAHPNTVKLEIKDIDGDTNVITASSIGGGNIVVTEIDGVEVDLTGDYPTLITLHKDKPGVIAQISTVLNEYKLNIAEMKVVRQDKGALATAVIGLDQQLDTSILNKIRKKSEIKKVKRVNPIE from the coding sequence ATGAGCAATTTAAGTGCATTTGATACATTAGGTCCAGTAATGGTAGGACCATCTAGTTCTCATACTGCCGGAGCAGTTAGAATCGGTAATTTAGCTCGAGAAATTGTCGGACAGGATTTTAAAAAAATAAAAATTTATTTACATGGTTCTTTTAAAGAAACTTATCAAGGACATGGCACAGATAAGGCATTAATTGGTGGTTTATTAGGATTATCCACAGAAAGCAGTCAAATAAAGAAATCATTCCAGTTAGCTAAACAACAAAAAATAGATTTTGAGTTTATTCCAACTGATTTAGGAGAAGCACATCCAAATACTGTAAAGTTAGAGATCAAGGATATAGATGGAGATACAAATGTTATTACTGCTTCTTCTATAGGAGGAGGAAATATAGTAGTTACTGAGATTGATGGAGTGGAAGTTGATTTAACTGGTGATTATCCCACTTTAATTACTTTGCATAAAGATAAACCTGGAGTAATAGCTCAAATATCTACTGTTCTTAATGAATATAAGCTAAACATTGCTGAAATGAAAGTAGTTAGACAAGATAAAGGTGCTTTAGCTACTGCAGTTATTGGTTTAGATCAACAATTAGATACTTCGATATTAAATAAGATTAGAAAAAAATCAGAAATAAAAAAGGTTAAACGAGTTAATCCTATTGAGTAG